A DNA window from bacterium contains the following coding sequences:
- a CDS encoding glycosyltransferase family 4 protein, whose translation MRIAFVGQKGIPATFGGVEKHVEELATRLSKRGHEVTVYSQSHYTKVSGSYKGVRVVRVPTLKQKNLEMITYTFLSLVHLLFSHRKADIVHFQSVDPAILMGLAKLKAKVVVTSHGQAYQRSGKWGKLAKAFSKLAERIFIHFPDKRIAVSKILKNYYESKYHREVVYIPNGVNIPAINSSKEIEKFNLMRDGYILYVGRLIPTKGCHLLIDAYKSINTNKKLVIVGGSSYSNKYIKKLKESVAGNSNIYFLGYQYGKVLQELFANCSLFVLPSEYEGLPVTLLEAMSFAKPVIFSNIPENLGIAEGCGVSFINKNKEDLATKILFLLKNQKISKDLGKRAIERVVRDYNWDTVVAQTENVYQSLIAIRKYN comes from the coding sequence ATGAGAATCGCATTTGTTGGCCAAAAGGGGATACCCGCTACCTTTGGGGGGGTTGAAAAACATGTGGAGGAACTTGCTACGAGGCTGTCTAAAAGAGGACATGAAGTAACTGTGTATTCCCAGTCCCATTATACTAAGGTAAGCGGCTCTTATAAGGGGGTCAGGGTCGTGAGAGTGCCTACCTTGAAGCAAAAGAACTTGGAAATGATAACTTACACCTTTCTTTCTTTAGTACATCTTCTCTTCTCTCACAGGAAAGCAGACATAGTGCATTTCCAGAGTGTTGACCCTGCTATTCTTATGGGACTGGCAAAGCTAAAAGCTAAGGTAGTGGTCACTTCTCATGGGCAAGCGTATCAACGGTCTGGGAAATGGGGAAAACTCGCAAAGGCTTTCTCTAAACTTGCAGAGAGAATTTTTATCCATTTTCCTGATAAAAGAATTGCTGTTTCAAAAATACTGAAGAACTATTATGAGAGTAAATATCACCGGGAAGTAGTTTATATCCCAAATGGTGTAAATATTCCTGCGATAAACAGCTCAAAAGAGATAGAGAAATTTAATCTTATGAGGGATGGATATATATTATATGTGGGAAGACTTATTCCTACCAAGGGTTGCCATTTACTCATTGATGCATATAAAAGTATTAACACCAATAAGAAACTTGTAATTGTTGGTGGTTCCAGTTATTCTAATAAGTACATTAAAAAGCTAAAGGAAAGCGTTGCAGGAAATAGCAATATTTATTTTTTAGGTTATCAATACGGTAAAGTTCTACAAGAATTGTTTGCTAACTGCTCTTTATTCGTATTACCCTCTGAGTACGAAGGATTACCAGTTACCCTGCTTGAAGCGATGAGTTTTGCTAAACCTGTCATCTTTAGCAACATTCCAGAGAATTTGGGGATAGCGGAAGGTTGTGGAGTTTCTTTCATAAATAAAAACAAGGAAGACCTAGCAACCAAGATATTATTTTTACTTAAAAACCAAAAGATTAGTAAAGATTTGGGCAAGAGAGCTATAGAACGCGTTGTACGAGATTATAATTGGGATACAGTAGTGGCTCAGACAGAAAATGTTTACCAGTCTCTTATAGCTATCCGAAAATATAATTAG
- a CDS encoding radical SAM protein has translation MECAVITTYRCNAHCQMCYSWKHPTRPEDEITPEILDKIPCGMKRLNITGGEPMLRNDIEAIIEVLNKKTKRLEISTNGYFTQRIIQVAKKYPNITIRVSIEGLPKLNDRLMGLKDGFDHGLRTVLRLKEMGIKDVGFSMVISDKNVKDLLDLYHLMVFMDLEFATATIHNSFYFFKHDNKIEDISAVTEEMQKFVRALLSSKRESLRMRIKDWLRAYFNFGLLNYIYGNVRPLPCVAGIDSFFLDPYGNVLACNGSDTSWIMGNLKEKDFDEIWHSEQARRVREKVKNCTKNCWMTGTAVPAMRKQIWKPTLWVLKNKIRDQLRRDAVS, from the coding sequence ATGGAATGTGCTGTGATAACAACTTATCGCTGTAATGCACATTGTCAAATGTGCTATTCATGGAAGCATCCTACCAGGCCCGAGGATGAAATTACACCTGAGATCCTCGATAAAATACCATGTGGTATGAAACGATTAAACATTACAGGTGGAGAGCCAATGCTACGCAACGATATCGAAGCCATTATTGAAGTTCTCAATAAGAAAACAAAGCGCCTCGAGATAAGTACAAATGGATATTTCACTCAAAGAATTATCCAAGTTGCCAAGAAATATCCTAACATCACCATACGTGTAAGTATTGAAGGATTACCAAAACTTAATGATAGATTGATGGGTTTAAAAGATGGCTTTGATCACGGGCTAAGGACAGTTTTGAGACTGAAAGAAATGGGGATAAAAGATGTTGGGTTCAGTATGGTAATCTCAGATAAAAATGTGAAAGATTTACTTGATTTATATCACTTGATGGTATTTATGGATTTAGAATTTGCTACCGCTACTATACATAATTCTTTTTACTTTTTTAAACACGACAACAAGATTGAAGATATAAGTGCTGTTACAGAGGAAATGCAAAAGTTTGTTCGAGCCTTGTTGAGTTCCAAAAGAGAGAGTTTGAGGATGAGGATAAAGGATTGGTTAAGAGCATATTTTAATTTTGGGCTTTTGAACTATATCTATGGAAATGTTCGTCCTTTACCTTGTGTAGCAGGAATCGATTCGTTTTTCTTAGATCCGTATGGTAATGTCTTGGCTTGCAATGGTTCTGATACATCTTGGATCATGGGAAATTTAAAAGAAAAAGACTTTGATGAAATATGGCACAGTGAACAGGCAAGGAGAGTCAGAGAGAAGGTCAAAAATTGTACTAAAAATTGTTGGATGACTGGGACTGCAGTTCCTGCAATGAGAAAACAAATTTGGAAACCCACATTATGGGTTCTTAAAAACAAAATAAGAGACCAGTTAAGAAGAGATGCTGTTTCTTAG